The Hyphomicrobiales bacterium genome has a window encoding:
- a CDS encoding Uncharacterized MobA-related protein, giving the protein MQFGSVAIADAVGAIAAHTIRAGGTIVKKGATITEELAARLREAGVSEIVAVRLEAGDIGENAAAERLAARMAGAAITAEVPFTGRVNLFAATAGVLKIDVAAIDAFNVVDEAITVATLPAMKAVVAGELVATVKIIPYAVAGARVEEALAALGAGPAVSVAPYRPSRVAVISTVLPGLKPSVVDKTLRVMEERLAPAQAILAADERVPHEPQPLAAAIAEQAKGKADIIVIFGASAITDRRDVIPQALVEAGGEVEHLGMPVDPGNLLMLGRIRGKTVIGAPGCARSPKENSFDWVLQRSLAGIPVGRGDVQRMGVGGLLMEIVSRPQPRAPSHEGAGLLAGIVLAAGQSTRMGARNKLLQPLRGKPILRHAVEAQLEAGLAPVLVVTGHEREAVAAALSDLPVQIVHNPDYASGLASSLKAGTAALPAEAPGVVVSLGDMPNVTARTIDRLVETYKARTEALAVVPTLFGQRGNPVLLARELFPGVSLLTGDRGARRLLEEAGERVVEVAFDDPAIAIDVDTPEALRALQG; this is encoded by the coding sequence ATGCAGTTCGGGTCCGTGGCCATCGCCGATGCCGTCGGCGCCATCGCAGCGCACACCATCCGCGCCGGCGGAACGATCGTGAAGAAGGGCGCGACGATCACCGAGGAGCTGGCCGCGCGACTGCGGGAGGCCGGCGTCAGCGAGATCGTCGCCGTGCGGCTCGAAGCGGGCGATATCGGCGAGAACGCGGCGGCCGAGCGGCTGGCTGCGCGCATGGCCGGTGCGGCCATCACCGCCGAAGTGCCTTTCACCGGCCGGGTGAACCTGTTCGCGGCGACCGCCGGGGTGCTGAAGATCGACGTCGCGGCCATCGACGCCTTCAATGTCGTGGACGAGGCGATCACCGTCGCGACGCTGCCGGCCATGAAGGCGGTGGTGGCGGGCGAACTCGTCGCGACGGTGAAGATCATTCCCTATGCGGTGGCCGGGGCACGGGTGGAGGAGGCGCTGGCCGCGCTCGGCGCGGGGCCGGCGGTCAGCGTCGCACCCTATCGTCCGTCGCGGGTCGCGGTGATCTCCACCGTTCTGCCGGGGCTCAAGCCGAGCGTCGTCGACAAGACGCTTCGCGTCATGGAAGAGCGCCTCGCCCCGGCGCAAGCCATTCTGGCGGCTGACGAACGCGTGCCGCACGAGCCGCAGCCCCTGGCCGCGGCCATCGCCGAGCAGGCCAAGGGAAAAGCCGACATCATCGTGATCTTCGGCGCCTCTGCGATCACCGACCGGCGCGACGTCATCCCGCAGGCTCTCGTGGAGGCCGGGGGCGAGGTGGAGCATCTCGGCATGCCGGTCGATCCGGGCAATCTCCTGATGCTCGGCCGCATTCGCGGGAAGACGGTCATCGGCGCGCCGGGCTGTGCGCGCTCGCCGAAGGAGAACAGCTTCGACTGGGTGCTGCAGCGCAGCCTCGCAGGCATTCCGGTCGGTCGCGGGGATGTCCAGCGCATGGGCGTCGGCGGCCTGCTGATGGAGATCGTCTCGCGTCCGCAGCCGCGGGCGCCCAGCCATGAAGGCGCCGGGCTGCTTGCGGGTATCGTCCTGGCAGCCGGACAATCGACGCGCATGGGAGCCCGCAACAAGCTGCTCCAGCCGCTGCGCGGCAAGCCGATCCTGCGCCATGCGGTCGAGGCGCAGCTCGAGGCGGGACTGGCGCCGGTCCTTGTCGTCACCGGTCATGAGCGGGAGGCGGTCGCGGCTGCGCTCTCCGATCTGCCAGTCCAGATCGTGCACAACCCGGATTATGCATCGGGCCTCGCGAGCTCCTTGAAGGCCGGAACGGCTGCCTTGCCGGCGGAGGCGCCGGGGGTGGTGGTTTCGCTCGGCGACATGCCGAATGTGACGGCACGGACGATCGATCGGCTCGTCGAAACCTACAAGGCGCGGACCGAGGCGCTCGCCGTGGTGCCGACCCTGTTCGGGCAGCGGGGCAACCCCGTGCTGCTGGCACGCGAGCTCTTCCCGGGGGTGTCGCTGCTGACGGGGGATCGCGGAGCACGGCGCCTGCTGGAAGAGGCTGGCGAAAGGGTGGTCGAAGTCGCATTCGACGATCCCGCGATCGCCATTGATGTGGATACGCCGGAGGCCTTGCGGGCGTTGCAGGGCTGA
- the usg gene encoding Protein usg, whose protein sequence is MAMVSADFIKQLEGYGLTTATILYRIPDHRSVLQTYIWQQYDVAPRFPVLQEFLAFWRRELEGPLHSVTVTHSRLIRPAEIRNLNGELTLH, encoded by the coding sequence GTGGCGATGGTCTCGGCAGATTTCATCAAGCAGCTGGAAGGATACGGATTGACGACGGCCACGATCCTTTACCGGATTCCGGACCATCGCAGTGTTCTGCAAACCTATATCTGGCAGCAATATGATGTAGCGCCTCGTTTTCCGGTTCTCCAGGAATTCCTGGCGTTCTGGCGGCGCGAGCTCGAAGGGCCGCTGCATTCGGTGACGGTGACGCATTCGCGGCTGATCCGGCCGGCCGAAATCCGCAACCTGAACGGCGAGCTCACGCTGCACTGA
- the bcsS gene encoding Cellulose biosynthesis protein BcsS gives MAYGWGKAGLAGLAIIFIAAHLAPAHAEEEAEERGALSTVIFGSMEAGPTKSLATVGMKRAIGGGLAESGFRLFFKAGFSREQTRQETPRGITHKAEVQALAGYEWRIGDSFLGLYAGYDSESWQYLEAFSHSPISNRYGARLQADLWAVPAEGMMLQANGYVSSIDGRLWGRLAPGWQMPMGFYAGPEVEAYRESDYNKLRLGLHVTGLRFFGLAWRLSGGWQRTSDRPSEAYATLGLHWLR, from the coding sequence GTGGCGTATGGCTGGGGTAAGGCCGGGCTGGCCGGGTTGGCGATCATCTTCATCGCCGCCCATCTCGCCCCGGCCCATGCCGAAGAGGAAGCGGAAGAGCGCGGAGCGCTCTCCACGGTAATCTTCGGCTCGATGGAGGCCGGGCCGACCAAGAGCCTCGCCACGGTCGGCATGAAGCGCGCCATCGGTGGCGGACTGGCCGAAAGCGGCTTTCGTCTCTTCTTCAAGGCTGGCTTCTCGCGGGAGCAGACCCGGCAGGAAACCCCTCGCGGCATCACCCACAAGGCCGAGGTGCAGGCTCTGGCCGGCTACGAATGGCGCATCGGCGACAGCTTCCTCGGGCTTTACGCCGGCTACGATTCCGAAAGCTGGCAATATCTCGAGGCCTTTTCCCATTCGCCGATTTCGAACCGCTACGGAGCGCGCCTCCAGGCGGATCTATGGGCGGTGCCGGCCGAGGGAATGATGCTGCAGGCGAATGGCTATGTCTCTTCCATCGACGGCAGGCTCTGGGGCCGCCTCGCTCCCGGCTGGCAGATGCCGATGGGCTTCTATGCCGGGCCGGAGGTCGAAGCTTATCGCGAGAGCGACTACAACAAACTGCGGCTCGGGCTGCATGTGACGGGCTTGCGCTTTTTCGGCCTCGCATGGCGCCTTTCCGGCGGCTGGCAGCGAACCAGCGACCGGCCGTCCGAAGCTTACGCCACCTTGGGGCTGCACTGGCTGCGGTGA
- a CDS encoding LysE family translocator translates to MAPWETLLAFATVTLLVAYFPGPALLYTAAQTISHGRKAGLMAMLGIHLGCYLHVFAAAFGLSAVFKHVPELFVAVKMAGALYLVWIGIGMIRSRLGASDQPVAPQKTVKRALLDSFIVEVLNPKVALFFIALLPQFVDPAGSLPVWAQFLILGTIVNFAFSSADLVTVLGASFIVGAMKKTKASFAFGRWLGGSLMIGLGLKLATDKG, encoded by the coding sequence ATGGCGCCCTGGGAAACCTTGCTTGCCTTCGCGACCGTGACGCTCCTCGTCGCCTATTTCCCGGGGCCCGCGCTGCTCTACACCGCGGCACAGACCATCAGCCATGGCCGCAAGGCCGGCCTGATGGCGATGCTCGGTATCCATCTGGGTTGCTACCTGCATGTCTTCGCCGCCGCCTTCGGCCTTTCGGCGGTGTTCAAGCATGTGCCGGAGCTCTTTGTAGCGGTGAAGATGGCCGGCGCGCTCTATCTGGTCTGGATCGGCATCGGCATGATCCGCTCGCGTCTTGGTGCGTCCGACCAGCCGGTCGCGCCACAGAAGACGGTGAAACGGGCCTTGCTCGATTCCTTCATCGTCGAGGTGCTCAACCCCAAGGTCGCGCTGTTCTTCATCGCGTTGCTGCCGCAGTTCGTCGATCCGGCCGGCTCCCTGCCGGTTTGGGCGCAGTTCCTGATCCTGGGGACGATCGTCAATTTCGCCTTCTCCTCGGCCGATCTGGTGACCGTCCTCGGCGCCTCGTTCATCGTGGGCGCGATGAAGAAGACCAAGGCGAGCTTCGCCTTCGGGCGCTGGCTCGGTGGATCGCTGATGATCGGGCTGGGCCTGAAGCTGGCGACGGACAAAGGCTGA
- a CDS encoding Carbon monoxide dehydrogenase F protein, protein MELSVLTALNAERQARRATVLVTDIASGVQRLVRQAEIAGDPLAEPLERQLRIGKSGMVEVADARYFLTVQAPHPRIVVTGAVHISQAMAPMAKTLDLDLVIVDPRTAFATPERFPETELLAEWPDEAIGRIGLDSYTAFVALTHDPKIDDPGLEAALRSDCFYVGALGSRKTHARRVERLSAAGFDAAKIERIHAPIGLDIGAVSPAEIALAILAEIVATLRGPRRKPA, encoded by the coding sequence ATGGAGCTTTCCGTCCTCACGGCGCTCAACGCCGAGCGGCAGGCACGCCGTGCGACCGTGCTGGTCACGGACATCGCCAGCGGCGTGCAGCGCCTCGTCAGGCAGGCGGAGATCGCCGGCGACCCGCTGGCGGAGCCGCTGGAGCGCCAGCTGCGCATTGGCAAGAGCGGCATGGTGGAGGTCGCGGATGCGCGGTATTTCCTGACCGTGCAGGCGCCGCATCCCCGCATCGTCGTGACCGGCGCGGTCCATATTTCGCAGGCAATGGCGCCGATGGCGAAGACGCTCGATCTCGACCTCGTCATCGTCGATCCCCGCACAGCCTTCGCCACGCCCGAGCGCTTTCCGGAAACCGAACTGCTGGCGGAATGGCCGGACGAAGCGATCGGCCGGATCGGCCTCGACAGCTACACCGCCTTCGTTGCCCTGACCCATGATCCGAAGATCGACGACCCCGGGCTCGAGGCGGCGCTGCGTTCCGACTGCTTCTATGTCGGCGCGCTCGGCAGCCGGAAGACGCATGCGAGGCGCGTCGAGCGCCTGAGCGCAGCCGGCTTCGACGCGGCCAAGATCGAACGGATCCATGCGCCGATCGGGCTCGACATCGGCGCGGTCTCCCCGGCGGAGATCGCTCTCGCGATCCTGGCCGAAATCGTCGCCACCCTGCGCGGTCCGCGGCGCAAGCCGGCCTGA
- a CDS encoding Exopolysaccharide biosynthesis protein, with protein MLGGRSRSGTAALLSSSLRTSGLLTALAGLPGDRIAIGTIVAALQDRAYALLVVLLGLPNCLPMPPPIPLVCGLVLVFVSFQMLMGRRMPWLPQVLLSRSIGKPELNRAVERALPALIRLERFSKPRLTMLGGAYAVPILGLVILILALGLIVAAPFIGQIPLGLAVCLVGLGLVERDGLLIIIGAIFGIAGLLLSAGFAYAIFSGIHELLF; from the coding sequence ATGCTAGGCGGACGCTCTCGTTCAGGCACGGCCGCTCTCTTGTCTTCTTCCTTGCGCACCTCCGGACTTCTCACGGCGCTGGCCGGCCTGCCCGGGGATCGGATTGCGATCGGCACGATCGTCGCCGCGCTTCAGGACCGGGCTTACGCGCTGCTCGTCGTCCTGCTCGGCCTGCCCAATTGCCTGCCGATGCCGCCGCCGATTCCGTTGGTTTGCGGGCTGGTCCTGGTTTTCGTCTCCTTCCAGATGTTGATGGGCCGGCGGATGCCGTGGCTGCCGCAGGTGCTGCTCTCCCGCAGTATCGGCAAGCCCGAGCTCAACCGGGCGGTGGAGCGGGCGTTGCCCGCCCTGATCCGGCTCGAACGCTTCTCCAAGCCGCGGCTCACCATGCTGGGCGGGGCCTATGCCGTTCCGATCCTGGGGCTGGTCATCCTGATCCTGGCGCTCGGCCTGATCGTCGCCGCGCCCTTCATCGGCCAGATCCCGCTCGGTCTGGCCGTCTGCCTCGTCGGGCTCGGCCTTGTCGAGCGCGACGGCCTCCTGATCATCATCGGCGCGATCTTCGGCATTGCCGGATTGCTGCTCAGCGCGGGCTTCGCCTACGCGATCTTCAGCGGCATCCACGAATTGCTGTTCTGA